The genomic window tcTTAGGGCCCgattggttcgaggtagatgAGGGGATATTcttgacaaaaagaaaaatttatttttattaaatctttttttcaaaaaaaaaacattttttattcttgaaaaaaaaatttaaaaacaaaaacaaaaaatcttaattactagatttgattggttaaaaaaaaaatgttttttttgtaaatgatttaataaaaagaaatattttttggtcaagattacCCTTCTCCCTTCCCTTCCCCTCCCCTCTATTTACCTCGAACTAATCGGGTCCTTAGAGATTTTTTTATCAACTCTCAATTTTATGACtttagagtatttttttttttgtaaatattttgttaAGAGATATACTCCGTTTAGAATATATTTGTTGAGATATTTATTTATGCTAAATTAaacactaattaaaaaaattagattaaatATGGAGTCGATATACAATAATTGATcacattcttttctttttttttttttgaaattgagCGATCCAAATTAGATACCGGAGTATTTCATCAATCTCAAtcttgctattttttttttgttaaccaaTCTTAGTTAATTTAAATtagacagttttttttttcataagcttaatgcaaaaaaaaaaaaacaaattagacAGTTTGGTTATATATAAccgtatatttatttatttttttttgtttacaatgagctggggatcgaacccaggacctataacgtattacccaaacctctcaccactagactaaaTCTAATGGCTTGTATATTtatttaccgtaaaaaaaaaaaaactgtatatttatttattgagtcaaaaaatccaaataaattGTCACTATTGCGGTTAATTTTTCATGCATTTTACCGAGGCAATTGTATACTCCTAATGCTTAATTCAAATTTATGTGGGTCCGTTTTTGATATGTTGACTAATtagtaaatattattttttccttaATAATAGCAGAGTAGTAACTGCTATTCCTGTCCATACGTATTCTCAAAAGATTTTATTGGTCTTAACTACTTTTcctaaaaacaaatcatatatttttaaaacaaaactaatcctataataaattctaaacaaatcttaaatattctaaatagaaatataaatcataaaacctaatattatcatattttaaatataaatctaaaactatatttaaatataaaatcttccaaaaaaatatttagtcaTTATtctcaacaatatatatatgacccgtgcgaatgcacgggcaTGGTGTCTAGTTATCGAACAAAATAAGCAAAGGTTTTTGCAGTATAAAAAACAGGGTTTTAGAAGTTGTGTCTGTTCCCCCTCACATCTCCATTGAATCGTTATTCTTCACTAATGTATTTAATCTTTCTTTCAAcgtttatcatatttttttttgtctttctttCATTGCAAGTTTCATGTTTGCTACTGAACTGaacactacttttttttttttccttgtacAGAGCTTCCATGGAGAATGAAAATATACCTGAGGATGCCAATGAGCGTATGAATATGatatttgttattatttgtttgaattttgatttgcTTTGTTTCTATATTTTCCCATGAATATGATTCTTGATTTCTTGTGTGTTTTGCTGGAAAATTAATCAAGCAGGGATCATTAACACATTCCTCTCTTTATTTGAGATTCTCTCGTAATCTATAGTTTAGGTTTGTTATGGGGTCTTAGTGGTGTGTTAATGATTGCTGAGTTCAGGAATGGTGTATTTTCCCATGTatatttgtttctatattttcCCATGAATATGATTCATGATTTCTTGATTTCTATATTTTCCCATGAATATGATTCTTGATTTCTTGATCTTGATTTCTTGATTACATGATTTCTGCTGGAAAATCTAATTCATGTCAAGGATGTCCAAATCTTGGTACTCTCCACCTTTATCTTATGAATTTCCGTTCTTCAACTACTTATAATTTACATGATTTAGGCTCTCTTTGAATTAACAGTTTAATTAAGTGGAAAGTGCTTATAAGCTATTTCCGtaacaaaagatgaaataaagtcaaactgttttcattaGCTATCCTTGAAAGCTTgtagaaataagctgaaaacatcTATCAAACATGCCATAAGCTGtttcataagctcttccaaACAGTCACATAAGTGCTTATGAAAGTAGATAacctcaaataagtcaatcaaaACAAGCCCTTATTTATATAAGCTTCTTCAGCCACCATGTTTTTAGGCTCTGGAATTTAGGACTGTTTTTGAATATTTCTTAACCTCAATGCTCATGTAGTAGACATTGTAGTATGATTTCTTCCCGGGCTCTGGAATTTAGAGTTTTGGTCACATTGTCTTTTGCATTTGTTTTTCGCAGACATGGTTACAATCGCAGAAAGAATGGCCACCGTGAAACATAAGATATTGGTCATGTCCGGAAAGGGAGGTGTTGGCAAGAGCACATTTTCTGCCCAGCTGGCATTTGCTTTAGCTGCAAGGAATTTTAAAGTTGGTCTTCTTGACATAGACATTTGTGGTCCAAGCATTCCAAAGATGCTTGGTCTAGAAGGTCAGACGTTTCACCAGGGCAAGTTTGGGTGGTCACCTCTCTATGTGGGGTCTAATCTGGCAGTTATGTCATTTGGGTTTGTAATTTCTTCAGATACACCTGCTATATGGAAAGGTCCTCGCAAAAATGGACTTATCAGACAGTTTATAAAAGACGTTTATTGGGGTGAACTTGATTTTCTGATTGTTGATAATCCACCTGGAACCTCAGATGAACAAATTGAAATTGTTCAAGGCCTTGGTGCTGCTAACATAGATGGTGCAATCATAGTTACCACTCCTCAACAAGTCTCTCTTATTGATGTGAAAAAagaagttaatttttgcaagaAAGTTGGAGTGAAAGTTCTTGGGGTTGTAGAGAATATGAGTGGTCTATCTCAGCCCATCTCAAATTTAAAGTTTATCAAGATTACAGATAATGGTGAGAGGAAAGATGTTACAGAATGGACATTGGAATACATGAGAGAAAAGGCGCCTGAAATACTGAATTTCATTGCCAACAGTGAAGTATTTGATAGTAGTGGTGGTGGAGCGATAAAGATGTGCAACGAGATGAAGGTACCCTTTCTTGGTAAGGTTCCTTTAGATCCACAGCTTTGCAAGGCAGCTGAAGAAGGTAGATCATGTTTTAAAGATAAACACTGCGTTGTCAGTGCTCCAGCATTACAAAAGATAATAGACAAGCTGATGGAAACTATCGGGTTGTCAACGACCGTAAGTAGTGTAGTGTAGGAAATTACTTCATGTTCATCTTTgtaaattgaaacctaattgaccgaaaattcattttctttatttaagctacgtaaaattaaaatatatgggATCGAGGTAGTTTGGGCACAAGTATTGTTTTCTAGACAGCTACTGATACAATGTAGTTtacattcaaaaaaatttatgctGAATATTCTCTATTTTGTTTGACattgtcaaataaataaaactactGAGTTTTGTCACTTGCTGCTTTGTTTTGAATTCTCAAATGTGTTGTACAAATTATACTTCCTGTAATGAAAAAATTGAGGGACAGAAACCATTAAGAATGTGTTTTGGCACACTTGGGTTGTCTACGGCAGATCATACACATTTTCTACGAAAGTCCAAAAGCTAAAAAGGTATAGATTCTAAATCAGATATTGGAGTTattgttatattaaaaataaaattgggttACCCAGAATAACTTTTTAGCCAAATGAAATTTCTGGGATTATAGTGGGTGTTTTGTCATGTTTTCTATAAAGGGGTGTTTTGTCTTTTGAGAAAGCATAAGTCTGAAAAgaatatgaaaattatattctattaaagtattttttaataacatattaACGAATATTATTCAAAGACAGAAATGAGCAGGGAagtatgatttttataatgtgACACTTTatgggattttttttattattcaactgggcttaagcctttttttttttatttttggaaataCAGAGGATAGCCCCTAACAACTTTGAAAAACTACAAATAAAGCATATATACAGACGGTTAGAAAAGCTAATACATGGatgtacaaaaaaaagaagaagaagctaatACATGGTTAACAAATACTAGCTCAACTGACAGAAATGCCGAAATTACTAGTGTCGGATATCAGGAGCGGGGTTTGAACTCCGGCCACTCCACTTTGtttgtgtgagttttcaatgactttgtcatttcgtctatcaaccaaaaaaaagaaaagaaaagctagTACATGAATAGAACCTGAACCACCGCAATAGCTAATACATTAATAGAACCTGAACCACCGCAATAAGATTTggtttctctctctttttttttatttttttttatttttatgttgttcATTCGACACCAAtcacaataacaataacaactaACCCCTCTCTCCTCTCtctaattttcttcttctttattaatCATTCTCGGTTAAAttaaaagagagagagagttggATCTAAAGAGTTGGAGATGATCCAAATCTCCTCAATAGGAGGGTGGTTAAGAAAAGTTATTTCCACACTATTCTCCCATTGCATAAGTGAGACTTtacatgattttatttttaacaaaatagtGCATCATATAAATATCAACCAATCAAGGATCATCAAGTTCTAATTTCTAATTACTAATTCCCCTAATATATTTCCACACTATTCTTACATTGCTAAAGTGAGACTTTAcgtgattttgtttttaacaaAACAATGCACTATATAAATATTAACCAATCAAGGGTCATCAATTGCTATACATTTTGTCTTAACCATCTTGTTTTTAAGAGAAAAGTCTAATAAGAAGTGAAAACTTGTGTGATGTAACTAATGCTATTGAGAAGTAAAAAGTTATAATTACTAATTCATCAAatgaaaatttcaataaaatgttAACCAAAATTTATTAGAGGGATTTTATTTGGAACAATTAGATATAAATGGATATCGATATCTCAAAATTTAGTAATTTCAACTCTATTAGCAACCACCGTCAGAACTGACGGGACACGAACCCGCAACTTCGGCCTTGACATGGCAGTGCAAGCTCTTGTCAATAGGTTGTTTGGCGAGTCCACACTAACCAACTTTACAGAGAAGGAACACCACCAAGGATGACTTATCTATCAACTTTTCTACTATTATccccaaaaaatcaaactttgtCTTACCGATATAGCTTGCTTGATTAAACCTATGCTCTCGTAATTCAGTCTATACACTTAGAATTTAGCCCAAAAAGAAACCTTTCATTGCATCCAATTGTTCGATTCAAGTACTTccaatttaataataataataataattattattattatataattttatatttttattagctGTATCTTTATTTGACAGTAGGTTAATATGAAACTTTGGCCATGACCTCCTTTGGTTTTTTTAATCCATTTAACTCTTCGATTTTCAGATTCAAATGGTTAAAGAAAAAGGGTGATGCAGAAAGGAGCAGTGACATTGATCCATAAGAAGTTATaagacaatataaaaataaataaacaactaAATAATACAGAGTTATGAAATAATGTCGACATTCAAACACATCGTTAGTTTAAAAACTATTTACAATATCAATCGATTACTATATAACcaataaatcattaaaaatatgtgactttttttattttttgatatataaaatatttgacttttatcataacatattatatataaacaatatatcttaattaaactaaaaatcAATCACTTAACCAAACCCATAAGATTGAACAATGGAGTGTCGAAATAATGTCGACATTCAAGTTTCAACACACTTGTTTGTTTGTACCATTGCAACTTAAATGTCATCACCAACTATACACACTAAACACATGGTACATGACATCATATGCACGCATttctacataaaaaaaaacaaacataatttTCAATTCTTCACAAACACatttctttatattttcttCTCTTCCAAAACCAACACTTCCAAGTTCTAACTTTAACCTCTTTTTCATCGCATTGAAtttacttaaccaaaaaaaaatgttaactcTTTTTCatgatttagtagaattgatGTCGAACTCGAGTTGCCAAATCAGTGAGTCAGACCCATGTCGCGACGAGTCAACAGCTTTGATTCTAAAATTCGTTGCTATGGCAACAATTCTAGTAACAGGAATTACCGGAATCGCGATACCGTTATTAAGAAACCGGCGAGGATCAGGCGAGGTATTACAAGCGGCGAAGGCGTTTGCGGCGGGAGTAATATTAGCGACGGGGTTTGTTCACATGCTTAGAGATGCGACGGAAGCATTTAATCATCGTTGTTTGAAATCTTACTCGCACGCGTGGTCAAAGTTTCCTTTTGCCGGTTTTTTCGCTATGGTTTCAGCTTTGTTTACTCTTTTAGTTGACTTTATTGCAACTCAGTATTATGAGAGGAAATTGAGAGAAGATAGTAGCAGTGGCGGCTCTGAGCACGGTGTAATCAATGATTTGGAGGAGGAGTTGTTGAGATCGGAGATTGTGGAGGTTAAGGATGTTAGGGAAGAGAGGACTATTGTGGGGATGCATGCTCATGGATCCCACCATAGACATTCTCATCACCAGAACCATGATCATGATGATCATGGTCATGGTTCCGGTGATGATCATGGTCATTCGCATTCTCATTCGTTTGATGATGTGGAAGGTAGCATTCGCCATGTTGTTGTTTCGCAGGTAACAATATTCTTTACTTTCTTCATTGCGTTTGCGTTGCTACCACGTCACGTAACCTACCGTATTTATTCTTTAGTTAGTAGTACTTCAATACAAAGCACATTGTCTTGCCTTActacttttgaaaaaaaaattgtttttaatttttaaaatttatatgttattttaaattgcTTGATATATTGAATGTTCCCATCCAATCTTAAGTTCACATCTCCGAGAGATTGTCTGCTTTGGGTTAAACTGTCACGGTTTTGTCCTTTGTAAAAAAGGCACCTCGATGGTTTAAAGGTGTGagtgttgtatataaactacTCATACTCTCTTGATTACCAAACGATGTGGGACTATTTTGGTGTATCCGAACCATTGAGTTTAATGGATATGTCAAGAGTAATCAAACATTTTTCCATATCATACAATTGAAATGGAGTGATTTAGTAGAATAGCTATTGAATGAATgtgtaaaattagtttatattGTCTAATGAGtatatactattttattttacctTATGGACCATTAAACATATACCCACCGTCTATTGCGTGAGTGGATTATATTCTTTTGCTTGGTCTTTGAGCAGTTGCGTGCTCTATAACGACCATCCCTTTTTTGTTTGCTTTCTGAAAATTTGGATGGACAGCATCATCATCCAGATCTATGTGGACCTCTCATTTATATTAATTGAGCTGAACTAACTCAATTCAAGTGTTGGAAAATGTCATTCATATCTCCATTAATGTATTCGTACATACatctgtaccaaaaaaaatgtattcgTACATCtttttacaaaacaaaatcaatgcATTTCatcgatcgttagttggtccaaCGGTGATTGATGTTggatttggtagggaggatcacagtACGATTTCCCGTAATTGCGATTAGGAGggggctgaaatcacttgatgtcagaactgaccccgaattTGATTAGTCAGTCCAGTGAGccgatactggtggtgaaaaaaatataaaaaatcaatgcATTTCATGAGCTCAGATTTTATGCAATCGTGGGATTTCGCATTCACCGACTCACGAGATATCAATGACCGTTCAATCAAAATCAGAATAAAatgagggatttgggtagtatgttataggttctgggttcgatccccaactcattgtaaacaaaaaaaaaatgccgattttaatatttgtttaataatttaaaataccaAGAGAAAACATACATCCTTGTAAGTGTATGTATGAGGTTCGATGATGTTTGTCATTTTGTCTACGGACTAAAAAAAGAGCTCacataaaattcacattttggtttgtaataaaaacTAATAGTGCTAAGTTATAAAAACATTGTGTATGAAAATTGCTTAAAAGTTATGTAGATTACTTAAAACAGAGTAGTAACAATTTTCTGATATTATCAAACTCATAATGCAGGTATTGGAACTTGGAATAGTTTCACATTCCATGATAATTGGGTTATCACTAGGAGTTTCACAAAGTCCATGTACAATGAGACCCTTAATTGCAGCATTATCCTTCCACCAATTCTTTGAAGGATTTGCACTTGGTGGTTGCATATCAGAAGCCAAATTCAAGACATCCTCAGCAACAATAATGGCATGTTTTTTTGCACTAACAACAC from Trifolium pratense cultivar HEN17-A07 linkage group LG1, ARS_RC_1.1, whole genome shotgun sequence includes these protein-coding regions:
- the LOC123916819 gene encoding cytosolic Fe-S cluster assembly factor NBP35-like; protein product: MVTIAERMATVKHKILVMSGKGGVGKSTFSAQLAFALAARNFKVGLLDIDICGPSIPKMLGLEGQTFHQGKFGWSPLYVGSNLAVMSFGFVISSDTPAIWKGPRKNGLIRQFIKDVYWGELDFLIVDNPPGTSDEQIEIVQGLGAANIDGAIIVTTPQQVSLIDVKKEVNFCKKVGVKVLGVVENMSGLSQPISNLKFIKITDNGERKDVTEWTLEYMREKAPEILNFIANSEVFDSSGGGAIKMCNEMKVPFLGKVPLDPQLCKAAEEGRSCFKDKHCVVSAPALQKIIDKLMETIGLSTTVSSVV
- the LOC123916827 gene encoding zinc transporter 4, chloroplastic-like: MLTLFHDLVELMSNSSCQISESDPCRDESTALILKFVAMATILVTGITGIAIPLLRNRRGSGEVLQAAKAFAAGVILATGFVHMLRDATEAFNHRCLKSYSHAWSKFPFAGFFAMVSALFTLLVDFIATQYYERKLREDSSSGGSEHGVINDLEEELLRSEIVEVKDVREERTIVGMHAHGSHHRHSHHQNHDHDDHGHGSGDDHGHSHSHSFDDVEGSIRHVVVSQVLELGIVSHSMIIGLSLGVSQSPCTMRPLIAALSFHQFFEGFALGGCISEAKFKTSSATIMACFFALTTPIGVAIGTCIASNFNPYSPGALITEGILDSLSAGILVYMALVDLIAADFLSKKMRCSFQLQIVSFCLLFLGAGCMSSLALWA